One genomic segment of Natrialbaceae archaeon AArc-T1-2 includes these proteins:
- the dcd gene encoding dCTP deaminase yields the protein MILSDADILRRLEEGDLVIEPIDDLALQIQPASVDLRLGREFLEFQRTNIPCIHPDSEREVDEYVTETVVEEGDDFILHPGDFVLGTTHERVEIPPDLIAHVEGRSSLGRLAVVVHATAGLCDPGYRGQITLELSNLGTAPVALTPGMRISQLTFTELTTEADRPYGSDRGSKYQDQDGPQASRIQSDHEFGGDQLEEE from the coding sequence ATGATCCTCTCCGACGCGGACATCCTGCGACGGCTCGAGGAGGGCGACCTCGTCATCGAGCCGATCGACGACCTCGCACTCCAGATCCAGCCGGCGAGTGTCGACCTGCGACTCGGCCGGGAGTTTCTCGAGTTCCAGCGGACGAACATCCCCTGTATCCACCCCGACAGCGAACGGGAAGTCGACGAGTACGTCACCGAAACCGTCGTCGAGGAGGGCGACGACTTCATTCTGCATCCGGGCGACTTCGTACTCGGAACGACCCACGAACGGGTCGAGATCCCGCCGGACCTGATCGCTCACGTGGAGGGACGGTCGTCGCTGGGACGGCTTGCCGTGGTAGTCCATGCCACAGCCGGGCTGTGCGATCCCGGGTACAGAGGCCAGATCACCCTCGAGCTCTCGAATCTCGGCACCGCACCCGTCGCGCTGACGCCGGGGATGCGCATCTCACAGTTGACGTTTACCGAACTCACGACCGAGGCGGACCGGCCCTACGGCAGCGACCGCGGCTCGAAGTACCAGGACCAGGACGGCCCCCAGGCCTCCCGCATCCAGAGCGACCACGAGTTCGGCGGCGACCAACTCGAGGAGGAGTGA
- a CDS encoding NOP5/NOP56 family protein — MTDSDGWFAELSRGDETAATAAVREGSAEEPREWPRLAVEAGFADDADDYYDAVHEATTAATREAVRERERADDRQLVHAVRAMDDCRRTANELAERLAEWAGTVDDEAEPGLEYARELAAREPEPDETRLVSLASRVASLADEADELREFVERKTPSIAPNLAALAGSPLAARLISLAGGLEELAKQPSGTIQVLGAEDALFAHLRGHAPSPKHGIIYTHEAVRGTRPEDRGSAARALAGKLAIAARIDHYSGDYRPELEAELAERIETIQARADDEDDDE, encoded by the coding sequence ATGACTGACAGCGACGGATGGTTCGCGGAGCTCTCCCGCGGGGACGAGACCGCGGCGACGGCGGCCGTCCGCGAGGGCAGCGCCGAGGAGCCCCGGGAGTGGCCCCGACTCGCCGTCGAGGCCGGCTTCGCGGACGACGCCGACGACTACTACGACGCCGTACACGAGGCAACGACGGCCGCGACGCGGGAGGCGGTCCGGGAACGCGAGCGGGCGGACGACCGCCAGCTCGTCCACGCCGTCCGGGCGATGGACGACTGTCGACGCACGGCGAACGAACTCGCCGAACGCCTCGCGGAGTGGGCCGGCACGGTCGACGACGAGGCCGAACCCGGCCTCGAGTACGCCCGCGAGCTCGCCGCCCGCGAGCCCGAGCCGGACGAGACGCGGCTGGTCTCACTTGCGAGTCGCGTCGCGTCCCTCGCTGACGAGGCCGACGAGCTCCGGGAGTTCGTCGAGCGCAAGACGCCCTCGATCGCGCCCAACCTCGCCGCCCTCGCCGGCTCTCCCCTCGCTGCGCGGCTGATCTCGCTCGCCGGCGGGCTCGAGGAGCTGGCGAAACAGCCAAGCGGCACGATCCAGGTGCTCGGGGCCGAGGACGCCCTCTTTGCCCACCTGCGGGGTCACGCCCCGTCGCCGAAACACGGGATCATCTACACCCACGAGGCGGTCCGGGGCACCCGACCCGAAGACCGCGGCTCGGCGGCCCGGGCACTGGCCGGCAAGCTCGCCATCGCCGCCCGGATCGACCACTACTCGGGGGACTATCGCCCCGAGCTCGAGGCCGAACTCGCCGAGCGCATCGAGACGATCCAGGCGCGTGCAGACGACGAGGACGACGATGAGTGA
- a CDS encoding thioredoxin domain-containing protein — MNVSRRTLLQAAGAGAVVGVAGCLGDDRPEAAGEPVDSLPAPVAGDPDADVTVEVYADFACPGCRWFELEVAPELTAEYVDPELVRYEHRDFPIPVDDTWSWAVANAARSVQDREGDDAFWSFVPTVFQSQDDYSYDVLASIADEFGYDGERTSADAEAGTYDAVLEDDRGRGETAGVGGTPAIVVDGGIVDIPEQPTVDDVVTEISGAIDDALE; from the coding sequence ATGAACGTCTCCCGACGTACGCTCTTGCAAGCAGCGGGTGCCGGCGCTGTCGTCGGCGTCGCCGGCTGTCTCGGCGACGACAGACCGGAGGCGGCCGGCGAGCCGGTCGACTCGCTTCCCGCGCCCGTCGCCGGCGACCCCGACGCCGACGTCACCGTCGAAGTGTACGCCGACTTCGCGTGTCCGGGCTGTCGGTGGTTCGAACTCGAAGTCGCCCCCGAACTCACCGCCGAGTACGTCGACCCGGAGCTGGTCCGGTACGAACACCGCGACTTCCCGATTCCGGTCGACGACACCTGGTCGTGGGCCGTCGCCAACGCCGCCCGCTCGGTCCAGGACCGCGAGGGCGACGACGCGTTCTGGTCGTTCGTTCCGACCGTCTTCCAGTCCCAGGACGACTACTCCTACGACGTGCTCGCGTCGATCGCCGACGAGTTCGGCTACGACGGCGAGCGGACGAGCGCCGACGCCGAGGCCGGCACGTACGACGCGGTTCTCGAAGACGACAGAGGCCGTGGCGAGACGGCAGGCGTCGGGGGAACCCCGGCGATCGTCGTCGACGGCGGAATCGTCGACATCCCGGAGCAGCCGACGGTCGACGACGTCGTCACGGAAATCTCTGGCGCGATCGACGACGCGCTCGAGTAA
- the pth2 gene encoding peptidyl-tRNA hydrolase Pth2, with protein MKQAIVARTDVGMGEGKLAAQVAHASLSAYETADDRARRRWKDGGQKKIVLKATSERDLHELSELADREGIPNALVRDAGHTQLEPGTVTALAVGPADEQAVDRVTGDLSLL; from the coding sequence ATGAAACAGGCCATCGTCGCACGCACCGACGTCGGAATGGGAGAGGGAAAGCTCGCCGCCCAGGTGGCACACGCCTCGCTGTCTGCCTACGAGACGGCCGACGACCGCGCCCGGAGACGGTGGAAAGACGGCGGCCAGAAGAAGATCGTCCTGAAGGCGACGAGCGAGCGTGACCTCCACGAACTCTCGGAGCTGGCCGACCGCGAGGGGATTCCCAACGCCCTCGTCCGCGACGCCGGTCACACCCAGCTCGAGCCCGGCACCGTCACCGCGCTGGCGGTCGGGCCGGCCGACGAGCAGGCGGTCGATCGGGTGACCGGCGACCTCTCGTTGCTCTGA